Proteins co-encoded in one Arachis hypogaea cultivar Tifrunner chromosome 11, arahy.Tifrunner.gnm2.J5K5, whole genome shotgun sequence genomic window:
- the LOC112722269 gene encoding serine/threonine-protein kinase AFC2 isoform X1, translating into MVIIISLASKLGFLRRYPREKANRKLKSVSFFFHLNLSPQFSLLKFSQFIEIMEMERVFGFPQPHMDRRPRKRARLGWDIPEAPKAQVGLFCGQEVGTISSYAPSWGPSEHTSSSLSVKGVARNGSPPQRDDDKDGHYIFELGENLTSRYKIHSKMGEGTFGQVLECWDRERKEMVAIKIVRGVKKYREAAMIEIEVLQQLGKHDKGGNRCVQIRNWFDYRNHICIVFEKLGPSLYDFLRKNNYRSFPIDLVREIGRQLLECVAFMHDLRMIHTDLKPENILLVSPEYVKVPDYKSSSRSPSSYFKRVPKSSAIKVIDFGSTTYEREDQNYIVSTRHYRAPEVILGLGWSYPCDIWSVGCILVELCTGEALFQTHENLEHLAMMERVLGPLPQHMLKRVDRHAEKYVRRGRLDWPEGATSRDSIKAVMKLPRLQNLIMQHVDHSAGDLIHLLQGLLRYDPSERLTAREALRHSFFMRDCLRR; encoded by the exons ATGGTCATCATTATTAGCCTTGCATCAAAATTAGGGTTCCTCAGACGCTATCCTCGCGAGAAAGCAAACCGGAAACTAAAAAGCGTGTCTTTTTTCTTTCATCTTAATCTTTCACCTCAATTTTCTCTTCTGAAGTTTTCGCAGTTCATAGAAATCATGGAGATGGAGCGCGTCTTTGGATTCCCCCAACCTCACATGGATCGACGCCCGAGAAAGAGAGCTAGATTAGGCTGGGATATCCCTGAGGCCCCAAAG GCTCAGGTAGGATTATTTTGTGGACAAGAGGTTGGAACTATTTCAAGCTATGCTCCTTCATGGGGTCCCTCAGAACATACCAGTAGTTCTCTTTCTGTTAAGGGTGTTGCTCGAAATGGTTCTCCCCCTCAGCGAGATGATGACAAAGATGGCCATTACATTTTTGAGCTTGGAGAAAATTTAACTTCTCGCT ACAAGATTCATAGCAAAATGGGTGAAGGAACTTTTGGACAGGTCTTAGAATGCTGGGACAGAGAAAGGAAGGAAATGGTTGCCATTAAAATTGTTCGGGGGGTAAAGAAGTATCGGGAAGCAGCCATGATTGAAATTGAGGTGCTGCAGCAGCTTGGTAAACACGATAAAGGTGGCAATCG TTGTGTGCAAATACGGAACTGGTTTGACTATCGTAATCATATCTGTATT GTCTTTGAGAAACTTGGACCAAGCTTATACGATTTTCTTCGGAAAAACAATTATCGCTCATTTCCCATTGATCTTGTCCGTGAGATTGGCAGACAACTGTTGGAATGTGTAGCAT TCATGCATGATTTGCGAATGATCCATACTGACCTGAAGCCTGAAAACATACTTCTAGTTTCTCCCGAGTATGTCAAAGTTCCTGATTACAAG AGTTCATCAAGATCACCAAGTTCTTATTTCAAGAGAGTGCCCAAGTCAAGTGCTATAAAGGTTATTGATTTTGGCAGCACGACTTATGAGCGAGAAGATCAGAATTACATTGTATCAACTCGACACTATAGGGCACCTGAAGTTATCCTTG GACTGGGCTGGAGTTACCCGTGTGATATTTGGAGTGTGGGGTGTATATTGGTTGAGTTATGCACT GGTGAAGCTTTGTTTCAGACCCATGAGAATTTAGAGCACCTTGCCATGATGGAGAGGGTGCTTGGACCACTACCTCAGCACATGCTGAAGAGAGTAGA CCGACATGCTGAAAAGTACGTTAGAAGGGGTAGATTAGACTGGCCAGAAGGTGCAACCTCGAGGGATAGTATTAAAGCCGTAATGAAGCTTCCTAGGCTACAG AACCTTATCATGCAGCATGTTGATCACTCCGCTGGTGATCTTATACACCTCTTGCAGGGATTGCTTAGATATGATCCCTCAGAAAGGCTTACAGCCAGGGAAGCTTTAAGACATTCTTTCTTCATGAGAGATTGCCTTCGGAGATGA
- the LOC112722269 gene encoding serine/threonine-protein kinase AFC2 isoform X2, with protein MGEGTFGQVLECWDRERKEMVAIKIVRGVKKYREAAMIEIEVLQQLGKHDKGGNRCVQIRNWFDYRNHICIVFEKLGPSLYDFLRKNNYRSFPIDLVREIGRQLLECVAFMHDLRMIHTDLKPENILLVSPEYVKVPDYKSSSRSPSSYFKRVPKSSAIKVIDFGSTTYEREDQNYIVSTRHYRAPEVILGLGWSYPCDIWSVGCILVELCTGEALFQTHENLEHLAMMERVLGPLPQHMLKRVDRHAEKYVRRGRLDWPEGATSRDSIKAVMKLPRLQNLIMQHVDHSAGDLIHLLQGLLRYDPSERLTAREALRHSFFMRDCLRR; from the exons ATGGGTGAAGGAACTTTTGGACAGGTCTTAGAATGCTGGGACAGAGAAAGGAAGGAAATGGTTGCCATTAAAATTGTTCGGGGGGTAAAGAAGTATCGGGAAGCAGCCATGATTGAAATTGAGGTGCTGCAGCAGCTTGGTAAACACGATAAAGGTGGCAATCG TTGTGTGCAAATACGGAACTGGTTTGACTATCGTAATCATATCTGTATT GTCTTTGAGAAACTTGGACCAAGCTTATACGATTTTCTTCGGAAAAACAATTATCGCTCATTTCCCATTGATCTTGTCCGTGAGATTGGCAGACAACTGTTGGAATGTGTAGCAT TCATGCATGATTTGCGAATGATCCATACTGACCTGAAGCCTGAAAACATACTTCTAGTTTCTCCCGAGTATGTCAAAGTTCCTGATTACAAG AGTTCATCAAGATCACCAAGTTCTTATTTCAAGAGAGTGCCCAAGTCAAGTGCTATAAAGGTTATTGATTTTGGCAGCACGACTTATGAGCGAGAAGATCAGAATTACATTGTATCAACTCGACACTATAGGGCACCTGAAGTTATCCTTG GACTGGGCTGGAGTTACCCGTGTGATATTTGGAGTGTGGGGTGTATATTGGTTGAGTTATGCACT GGTGAAGCTTTGTTTCAGACCCATGAGAATTTAGAGCACCTTGCCATGATGGAGAGGGTGCTTGGACCACTACCTCAGCACATGCTGAAGAGAGTAGA CCGACATGCTGAAAAGTACGTTAGAAGGGGTAGATTAGACTGGCCAGAAGGTGCAACCTCGAGGGATAGTATTAAAGCCGTAATGAAGCTTCCTAGGCTACAG AACCTTATCATGCAGCATGTTGATCACTCCGCTGGTGATCTTATACACCTCTTGCAGGGATTGCTTAGATATGATCCCTCAGAAAGGCTTACAGCCAGGGAAGCTTTAAGACATTCTTTCTTCATGAGAGATTGCCTTCGGAGATGA
- the LOC112722269 gene encoding serine/threonine-protein kinase AFC2 isoform X3, producing the protein MHDLRMIHTDLKPENILLVSPEYVKVPDYKSSSRSPSSYFKRVPKSSAIKVIDFGSTTYEREDQNYIVSTRHYRAPEVILGLGWSYPCDIWSVGCILVELCTGEALFQTHENLEHLAMMERVLGPLPQHMLKRVDRHAEKYVRRGRLDWPEGATSRDSIKAVMKLPRLQNLIMQHVDHSAGDLIHLLQGLLRYDPSERLTAREALRHSFFMRDCLRR; encoded by the exons ATGCATGATTTGCGAATGATCCATACTGACCTGAAGCCTGAAAACATACTTCTAGTTTCTCCCGAGTATGTCAAAGTTCCTGATTACAAG AGTTCATCAAGATCACCAAGTTCTTATTTCAAGAGAGTGCCCAAGTCAAGTGCTATAAAGGTTATTGATTTTGGCAGCACGACTTATGAGCGAGAAGATCAGAATTACATTGTATCAACTCGACACTATAGGGCACCTGAAGTTATCCTTG GACTGGGCTGGAGTTACCCGTGTGATATTTGGAGTGTGGGGTGTATATTGGTTGAGTTATGCACT GGTGAAGCTTTGTTTCAGACCCATGAGAATTTAGAGCACCTTGCCATGATGGAGAGGGTGCTTGGACCACTACCTCAGCACATGCTGAAGAGAGTAGA CCGACATGCTGAAAAGTACGTTAGAAGGGGTAGATTAGACTGGCCAGAAGGTGCAACCTCGAGGGATAGTATTAAAGCCGTAATGAAGCTTCCTAGGCTACAG AACCTTATCATGCAGCATGTTGATCACTCCGCTGGTGATCTTATACACCTCTTGCAGGGATTGCTTAGATATGATCCCTCAGAAAGGCTTACAGCCAGGGAAGCTTTAAGACATTCTTTCTTCATGAGAGATTGCCTTCGGAGATGA